In a genomic window of Prosthecobacter fusiformis:
- a CDS encoding alpha/beta hydrolase fold domain-containing protein has product MKSALLFPCLFSLALNASAQQVAPAERLARIFTQMDANQDGKLGKEELPERMRGNFDRVDADKDGFISKEEHQAIAAGRGKPERPAAGKRPLPAGVEAKLDLAYAGTDNPRQKLDLYLPKERKGEKPLPVIVYIHGGGWRNGDKSGGIGGLGRFVTTGVYAGVSVGYRLTGESQWPTQIHDCKAAIRWIKAHAAEYGLDATKIGVWGTSAGGHLVSMLGTSGDVKELEGSLGQHLDQDSKVTCVANYYGPENFLTMIQQKSTINRTQGGDYPEALLLGGPVPEREAVAKEASPVTHASAGDAPFFTAHGTKDPVVPFAQGQEIHAALTQAGVPSILQEMTGGGHGFRSEVLDQRLKQFFDLHLRGVESKIESTPIEVTEVKK; this is encoded by the coding sequence ATGAAGTCTGCATTGCTATTCCCGTGTCTATTTTCTCTCGCGCTGAATGCCTCGGCCCAACAAGTGGCTCCGGCGGAGCGGCTGGCGCGAATCTTTACCCAGATGGATGCGAACCAGGATGGCAAGCTGGGAAAAGAAGAGCTGCCGGAGCGGATGCGGGGTAACTTTGACCGGGTGGATGCGGACAAGGATGGATTCATCTCCAAGGAGGAGCATCAGGCCATCGCAGCAGGGCGCGGGAAACCGGAGCGTCCGGCAGCAGGAAAAAGACCTTTGCCTGCGGGTGTGGAGGCAAAGCTGGACCTGGCTTATGCGGGCACGGACAATCCACGGCAGAAGCTGGACCTGTATCTGCCGAAGGAGCGGAAGGGAGAAAAGCCGCTGCCGGTCATCGTTTACATTCATGGGGGTGGCTGGCGCAATGGGGACAAGAGCGGGGGCATCGGCGGGCTAGGCCGCTTTGTGACCACTGGTGTATACGCAGGGGTGTCTGTGGGATACCGGCTGACGGGGGAGTCCCAGTGGCCCACGCAGATCCATGACTGCAAGGCGGCGATCCGGTGGATCAAGGCGCACGCGGCAGAGTATGGGCTGGATGCGACGAAGATCGGCGTCTGGGGGACCTCCGCTGGCGGGCACCTAGTGTCCATGCTGGGCACAAGCGGGGATGTGAAGGAGCTGGAAGGCAGCCTGGGCCAGCACCTGGACCAGGACAGCAAGGTGACCTGCGTGGCGAACTACTACGGGCCGGAAAACTTCCTGACGATGATCCAGCAGAAAAGCACGATCAACCGTACCCAGGGTGGCGACTACCCGGAGGCGCTGCTGCTGGGTGGGCCGGTGCCGGAGCGTGAAGCTGTGGCCAAAGAGGCATCCCCGGTGACGCATGCCAGCGCGGGTGACGCACCCTTTTTCACTGCGCATGGGACGAAGGATCCTGTGGTGCCTTTTGCCCAGGGGCAGGAGATTCATGCGGCGCTGACCCAGGCGGGTGTGCCTTCCATCCTGCAAGAGATGACCGGGGGCGGTCACGGCTTTCGCAGTGAGGTGCTGGACCAGCGGCTGAAGCAGTTCTTCGACCTGCATCTGCGCGGGGTGGAATCGAAGATCGAATCCACGCCGATTGAGGTGACGGAGGTGAAGAAGTAG
- a CDS encoding thioredoxin family protein — protein sequence MAEVPSTRILPLGSIAPEFELPDATGQTFTLDDVRGPRGLLVMFVCNHCPFVIHLASALSAFAKELDTQGIGVVAINSNDIEKYPADAPDKMLAFSAQYDWQLPYLYDSDQSVAHAYVAACTPDFYLFDGELKLAYCGQFDSSRPKNTTPITGDDLREAVRAMLAGEAPLSTQRPSTGCNIKWKPGNEPDHFK from the coding sequence ATGGCCGAAGTCCCCTCCACCCGCATCCTTCCCCTTGGCAGCATCGCCCCCGAGTTCGAACTCCCCGATGCCACCGGTCAGACCTTCACCCTGGATGATGTGCGCGGCCCACGTGGCCTGCTGGTGATGTTTGTCTGCAATCACTGCCCCTTCGTCATCCACCTCGCTTCAGCCCTCAGCGCCTTTGCCAAAGAGCTGGATACCCAGGGCATCGGCGTCGTCGCCATCAATTCCAACGACATCGAAAAATACCCCGCCGATGCTCCGGACAAGATGCTCGCCTTTTCCGCCCAATACGACTGGCAGCTCCCCTACCTCTACGATTCTGACCAAAGCGTGGCCCACGCCTACGTCGCCGCCTGCACCCCGGATTTTTACCTCTTCGATGGCGAGCTGAAGCTGGCCTACTGCGGCCAGTTCGACAGCTCCCGTCCCAAGAATACCACCCCCATCACCGGGGATGACCTCCGTGAAGCCGTGCGCGCCATGCTGGCAGGTGAAGCCCCCCTTTCCACCCAGCGCCCCAGCACCGGCTGCAACATCAAGTGGAAGCCCGGCAACGAGCCGGATCATTTCAAATAA
- a CDS encoding Gfo/Idh/MocA family protein — MMRSFFFLVAGLLAVSPVSAQNIRAGIIGLDTSHVLAFSKTLNADPQKPEVMGVRMVAAYPQGSKDIESSTKRVPEYTEKVKAMGVEIVTSIEALLEKVDVVFLETNDGRPHLEQLLPCLKAGKPVYIDKPIAGTLVDAIKIFDEAEKAGVPVFSSSSLRFGKDTQEVRGGSIGRVMQAETFSPASLEVTHPDLFWYGIHGVESLFTVMGKGCVSVKRGLTEDGKIKVVGTWEGGRTGTFTEGKGYGGKAVGEKGEAAVGSSAGYDPLLVSIVHFFRTGVAPVSAQETLEIYAFMEAADESKRQGGAEVTLKSVMDKARAEAVK, encoded by the coding sequence ATGATGCGCTCCTTCTTTTTTCTTGTGGCCGGCCTGCTGGCGGTTTCGCCGGTTTCAGCTCAAAACATCCGTGCCGGGATCATCGGCCTGGATACGTCCCATGTGCTGGCTTTTTCTAAAACGCTGAATGCGGATCCGCAGAAGCCGGAGGTGATGGGGGTGAGAATGGTGGCGGCCTACCCACAAGGATCGAAAGACATCGAGAGCAGCACGAAGCGGGTGCCTGAATACACGGAGAAGGTGAAGGCGATGGGGGTGGAGATCGTGACGAGCATTGAGGCGCTGCTGGAGAAGGTGGATGTGGTGTTCCTGGAGACGAATGACGGGCGTCCGCATCTGGAGCAACTGCTGCCGTGCCTGAAGGCGGGGAAGCCGGTGTATATTGACAAGCCCATCGCGGGGACGCTGGTGGATGCGATCAAGATCTTTGATGAGGCGGAGAAGGCGGGGGTGCCGGTGTTTTCATCGTCGTCACTGCGTTTCGGCAAGGATACCCAGGAGGTGCGCGGGGGCAGCATCGGGCGGGTGATGCAGGCGGAGACTTTTAGCCCGGCATCCCTGGAGGTGACGCACCCGGATCTTTTCTGGTATGGCATCCATGGGGTGGAGAGTCTGTTTACGGTGATGGGCAAGGGCTGTGTTTCGGTGAAGCGTGGCCTAACAGAGGATGGTAAAATCAAGGTGGTGGGCACATGGGAGGGCGGGCGCACGGGCACTTTCACCGAGGGCAAGGGCTATGGCGGCAAGGCGGTGGGCGAAAAGGGGGAGGCGGCGGTGGGGTCCTCCGCCGGGTATGATCCGCTGCTGGTTTCCATCGTGCATTTCTTTCGCACGGGGGTGGCTCCGGTGAGCGCGCAGGAAACGCTGGAGATTTATGCGTTTATGGAGGCGGCGGATGAGAGCAAACGCCAGGGCGGTGCGGAGGTGACGCTGAAGTCTGTGATGGACAAGGCGCGGGCTGAAGCGGTAAAGTGA
- a CDS encoding ATP-dependent Clp protease adaptor ClpS, translated as MEETLQIRCFRAAAPVMPERPRTAPAQPQMLPDLEPPYHVILHNDDTHTYAYVIEMMMAIFGYDEKKGYRIACEVDESDRVIVVTCHKELAELRVEQIHEYGADPRMKESVGSMKASMEPAE; from the coding sequence GTGGAAGAAACTCTTCAGATCCGTTGTTTTCGCGCGGCAGCCCCTGTGATGCCGGAGCGGCCGCGTACAGCCCCTGCCCAGCCGCAGATGCTGCCGGACCTGGAGCCGCCGTATCACGTGATCCTGCACAATGATGACACGCACACGTATGCGTATGTGATCGAGATGATGATGGCCATCTTTGGCTATGATGAGAAGAAGGGTTACCGGATCGCCTGCGAGGTGGATGAGAGTGACCGGGTGATCGTGGTGACTTGCCACAAGGAACTGGCGGAGCTGCGGGTGGAGCAAATCCACGAATACGGGGCGGACCCGCGCATGAAGGAAAGCGTGGGGTCGATGAAGGCCTCCATGGAGCCTGCGGAATAA
- a CDS encoding Do family serine endopeptidase, which produces MKTTTRLTHILTAAGLLTLSVSPGFADIKSPPKLAAGEFHSRLLTDATPLPDGGQLQMSYATVVEKILPSVVTIFAYGGKGEETPEIEDIPPQLRPFFYRFFGEDGIPDTEDDQPRGGQRGGGNGRRNAPEPEAPLKPNGVGSGFIVSTDGYIMTNNHVVGEADKIEAVVEINGVTRTYVAKVIGTDPLTDVALIKIDATGLPQATLGDSDKLRVGDIVLAAGAPMELNRSVTQGIVSALGRSGMNIVRRGRTAGYEDFIQTDASINPGNSGGPLVDALGRVVGINTAILSRSGMNAGIGFAIPVNMAMRIVEDLIDNGSVRRGFLGIELEDLDREKAEMFGLQDQGGALVRRVTDNSPAKEAGVEVGDVVTALDGLRVDGSAKLRLIVSARKPGTEVTMTVLRDGQSMPIKAKLGELPGSGPVAQTEESSNGFGRGGVTGQNMAEILPGVTVQNLTPATRERYDVPQEITGVIVTKLDTESKAAAMGMEEGDVIMNVNKNPVRAVGEAREMAKTNEKTILLKVYRAGDTMLFMVNKN; this is translated from the coding sequence ATGAAAACAACCACACGACTGACCCATATCCTGACCGCAGCGGGGCTGCTGACGCTATCCGTCAGCCCTGGCTTTGCGGACATCAAATCTCCGCCGAAGCTAGCCGCGGGCGAGTTTCATTCCCGGCTGCTGACGGATGCCACGCCCCTGCCGGATGGTGGCCAACTGCAAATGAGCTATGCAACGGTGGTGGAAAAGATCCTGCCGAGCGTGGTGACCATCTTTGCCTATGGTGGGAAAGGGGAGGAGACGCCGGAGATTGAAGACATCCCGCCGCAGTTGCGCCCTTTCTTTTACCGGTTCTTCGGTGAGGATGGCATTCCTGATACTGAGGATGACCAGCCACGCGGTGGACAGCGCGGAGGTGGCAATGGCCGCCGCAATGCGCCAGAGCCAGAGGCCCCCCTGAAGCCTAACGGTGTGGGATCGGGTTTCATCGTTTCGACAGATGGCTATATCATGACGAACAACCACGTGGTGGGTGAGGCGGACAAGATCGAAGCGGTGGTGGAGATCAATGGTGTGACCCGCACGTATGTGGCGAAGGTGATCGGCACGGATCCGCTGACGGATGTGGCGTTGATCAAGATTGATGCGACAGGCCTGCCGCAGGCAACGCTGGGTGACAGTGACAAGCTGCGCGTGGGAGACATCGTGCTGGCGGCGGGTGCGCCGATGGAGCTGAACCGATCTGTGACGCAGGGCATCGTGAGTGCGCTGGGCCGCAGCGGCATGAACATCGTGCGCCGTGGCCGCACGGCGGGGTATGAGGACTTCATCCAGACGGATGCGTCTATCAATCCGGGGAATTCCGGTGGACCGCTGGTGGATGCACTGGGGCGTGTGGTGGGCATCAATACGGCCATCCTTTCACGCTCCGGCATGAATGCGGGCATCGGCTTTGCCATTCCGGTGAACATGGCGATGCGCATCGTGGAGGACCTGATCGACAACGGTTCTGTGCGTCGTGGATTCCTGGGCATCGAGCTGGAAGATCTGGACCGTGAGAAGGCAGAAATGTTTGGCCTGCAGGACCAGGGCGGTGCGCTGGTGCGCCGGGTGACGGACAACTCCCCTGCGAAAGAAGCCGGAGTGGAAGTGGGTGATGTGGTGACGGCGCTGGACGGTCTGCGTGTGGACGGCAGTGCGAAGCTGCGCCTCATCGTGAGTGCCCGCAAGCCGGGCACGGAAGTGACGATGACGGTGCTGCGTGATGGGCAGAGCATGCCGATCAAGGCCAAGCTGGGTGAGCTGCCAGGCTCCGGCCCGGTGGCGCAGACGGAGGAGAGTAGCAATGGATTTGGACGCGGTGGGGTGACTGGCCAGAACATGGCTGAAATCCTGCCTGGGGTGACGGTGCAGAACCTGACCCCGGCGACCCGGGAGCGCTATGACGTGCCCCAGGAAATCACGGGCGTGATCGTGACGAAACTGGATACGGAAAGCAAGGCAGCGGCCATGGGCATGGAGGAGGGGGATGTGATCATGAATGTGAACAAGAACCCGGTCCGTGCGGTGGGTGAGGCCCGCGAAATGGCGAAGACGAACGAGAAAACCATCCTGCTGAAGGTCTATCGTGCCGGTGATACGATGCTGTTCATGGTGAACAAGAACTGA
- a CDS encoding AURKAIP1/COX24 domain-containing protein gives MGSLKKRRKTKINKHKRKKRMRANRHKKRLRYKS, from the coding sequence ATGGGATCGCTGAAAAAGCGCAGAAAGACGAAGATCAACAAGCACAAGCGCAAGAAGCGCATGCGCGCGAACCGTCACAAGAAGCGTTTGCGCTATAAGTCCTAA
- a CDS encoding tetratricopeptide repeat protein encodes MSGSCRRLRLCLLGLVAPLFGAGSQPPEQADLSLPALTSPSALHLQRDGEAVAAALAHYTSALQFENSGKLREALDHYLAALEADPANPDLAMHTAELAYSFRGRELAIEILLKTVKASPEDPAPYLNLARFCATYAPDDPFENDRARQTLDTALKKFPKKAEVYGFAAVTYLTQGDRDAAMAVMDKALRLEVAVPDFWLTLGRAAQQVWPLAQAEMRDEHVKRVNAFYAKALKHAPGVKNEPVQLEVAQYYLLTNQLEEARDLCAKMVAQSGNLHARKLLYRLLDAFGEKDKALEQLVAVVEADPRDVEQQRMLASVYESREDFANAVKHLEAAIQIGGGEGDDYLYLGELLLRAQLYEKLVQLSHRSILLFPEQAMFYVQAALAERSLQHWDKAIQAFEKADKLAETGQGELINHRFYFQYAVTLERGGRPEDAGRIFEKSITLTPKDDVEAAANTMNYLGYMWLELERHLDKAGELINKANELQPDNAAFVDSLGWWHFKKGDYPNALKELQRAVTLLPGLQPDDAEIIEHIGQVYLKMNNKAKAREQFEKARDLQPTSPDVRKRIEDGLKKSAE; translated from the coding sequence ATGTCTGGAAGCTGCCGCCGACTTCGACTCTGCCTGCTCGGACTGGTCGCCCCGCTCTTTGGAGCGGGGAGCCAGCCCCCTGAGCAGGCAGATTTGTCTCTGCCCGCCCTCACAAGCCCCAGCGCCCTGCATTTGCAGCGTGATGGGGAAGCTGTGGCTGCGGCGCTGGCGCATTACACCAGTGCGCTCCAGTTTGAAAACTCCGGAAAACTCCGCGAGGCGCTGGATCATTATCTGGCGGCTCTGGAGGCGGATCCTGCCAATCCTGACCTGGCCATGCACACGGCGGAGCTGGCCTACAGCTTTCGTGGGCGTGAGCTGGCGATCGAGATCCTGCTGAAGACGGTGAAAGCGAGCCCGGAGGACCCGGCGCCGTATCTAAATCTGGCACGTTTTTGTGCCACGTATGCGCCGGATGATCCGTTTGAAAATGACCGTGCACGGCAGACGCTGGATACAGCGCTGAAGAAATTCCCCAAAAAGGCGGAGGTGTATGGCTTTGCCGCTGTGACCTACCTGACGCAGGGAGACCGGGATGCGGCGATGGCCGTGATGGACAAGGCGCTGCGCCTGGAAGTGGCGGTGCCGGATTTCTGGCTGACGCTGGGGCGTGCTGCGCAGCAGGTGTGGCCGCTGGCCCAGGCGGAGATGCGGGATGAGCACGTGAAGCGGGTGAATGCTTTTTATGCCAAGGCGCTGAAGCATGCACCCGGGGTGAAAAACGAGCCGGTGCAACTGGAGGTGGCGCAGTATTACCTGCTGACCAATCAACTGGAGGAGGCGCGGGATCTGTGCGCCAAGATGGTGGCCCAAAGTGGCAACCTGCACGCGAGGAAGCTGTTGTACCGTCTTCTGGATGCCTTTGGTGAGAAGGATAAGGCGCTGGAGCAACTGGTGGCTGTGGTGGAGGCGGACCCGCGGGATGTGGAGCAGCAGCGAATGCTGGCCAGTGTGTATGAATCCCGGGAGGACTTCGCCAATGCGGTGAAGCACCTGGAGGCGGCCATCCAGATCGGCGGCGGGGAGGGGGACGATTATTTATACCTGGGCGAGCTGCTGCTGCGGGCCCAGCTTTATGAAAAACTGGTGCAGCTCAGCCATCGGTCCATCCTGCTCTTTCCTGAGCAGGCGATGTTTTATGTGCAGGCGGCGCTGGCAGAGCGGTCTCTGCAACACTGGGACAAGGCCATCCAGGCTTTTGAAAAGGCGGATAAGCTGGCTGAAACGGGCCAGGGGGAGCTGATCAACCACCGGTTTTATTTCCAATACGCGGTGACTCTGGAGCGCGGCGGCCGCCCGGAGGATGCGGGGCGTATTTTTGAAAAGTCCATCACGCTGACGCCGAAGGATGATGTGGAGGCTGCGGCCAATACGATGAACTACCTGGGCTACATGTGGCTGGAACTGGAGCGGCACCTGGACAAGGCAGGGGAGCTGATCAACAAGGCCAATGAGCTGCAGCCGGACAATGCGGCCTTTGTGGACAGCCTGGGCTGGTGGCACTTCAAAAAAGGCGACTACCCGAATGCGCTGAAGGAACTGCAGCGTGCCGTGACCCTGCTGCCCGGTCTGCAACCGGATGATGCGGAGATCATCGAGCACATCGGCCAGGTGTATCTGAAGATGAACAACAAGGCGAAGGCGCGTGAGCAGTTTGAAAAGGCGCGCGATTTGCAGCCGACATCACCGGATGTAAGGAAGCGCATCGAAGATGGGCTGAAGAAGAGCGCAGAGTAA
- a CDS encoding CCA tRNA nucleotidyltransferase, with protein MLQAATHVIRTLRDHGHQALLAGGCVRDFLLGKDPKDYDVATSATPQQVIALFPGALTVGAHFGVVIVKRDGHQIEVATFRTDGSYKDGRRPESVTFATAEEDAQRRDFTINGLFRDPVEDRIIDYVDGQKDLDARLLRAIGDPSRRFAEDRLRLLRAIRFATVLDFEIEPATWQAVCDHAQAITTVSAERIRDELVKIFLHPNRLRGFDLLVDSGLMQGVLPEILVLKGVEQPPQWHPEGDVFIHTRLMLSLLPEQVSLPLVLSVLLHDIAKPATFTVDEGTGRIRFNGHDKLGAEMTGDILRRLKFPNDVIEPTQVAVEHHMAFKDVKKMRNSTLKRMMARPTWEDEMALHRVDCLGSNGLLDNYEFMKEKAEEFSQAPLIPQTLINGRDLIDLGWQPGKVMGAALIAVQNAQLEGLVTTREEALAWIQANCSP; from the coding sequence ATGCTGCAAGCAGCCACCCACGTCATCCGCACCCTGCGGGACCATGGCCACCAGGCCCTCCTGGCGGGCGGCTGTGTGCGTGACTTCCTGTTAGGCAAGGATCCCAAGGACTACGATGTAGCCACCAGCGCCACGCCGCAGCAGGTCATCGCCCTCTTTCCCGGCGCACTCACCGTCGGTGCCCATTTCGGCGTCGTCATCGTCAAGCGGGACGGCCACCAGATCGAGGTCGCCACCTTCCGCACCGATGGCAGTTATAAGGATGGCCGCAGGCCGGAAAGCGTCACCTTTGCCACCGCGGAGGAGGATGCCCAGCGCCGGGATTTCACCATCAACGGCCTCTTCCGCGATCCTGTGGAAGATCGCATCATTGATTATGTAGATGGTCAAAAGGACCTGGATGCCCGGCTACTGCGTGCCATTGGAGATCCCTCACGCCGCTTTGCCGAAGACCGCCTGCGCCTGCTCCGGGCCATCCGTTTTGCCACCGTGCTGGATTTTGAAATCGAGCCCGCCACCTGGCAGGCCGTCTGTGATCACGCCCAGGCCATCACCACCGTCAGTGCCGAGCGCATCCGCGATGAACTGGTGAAAATCTTCCTGCATCCCAACCGCCTGCGCGGCTTTGACCTCCTGGTGGACAGCGGCCTCATGCAGGGTGTCCTGCCGGAGATCCTCGTCCTCAAAGGCGTGGAGCAGCCCCCGCAGTGGCACCCAGAGGGGGATGTCTTCATCCACACCCGCCTCATGCTCAGCCTCCTGCCGGAGCAGGTTTCCCTGCCGCTGGTCCTCAGCGTGCTCCTGCATGACATCGCCAAGCCCGCAACCTTCACCGTGGATGAGGGCACTGGCCGCATTCGCTTCAATGGCCATGACAAACTGGGCGCGGAAATGACAGGCGACATCCTGCGCAGGCTGAAATTTCCCAATGACGTCATCGAGCCTACCCAGGTGGCCGTGGAGCACCACATGGCTTTCAAGGACGTCAAAAAAATGCGCAACAGCACCCTCAAGCGCATGATGGCCCGGCCTACTTGGGAGGATGAGATGGCGCTGCACCGTGTGGACTGCCTCGGGTCTAACGGATTGTTGGACAATTACGAGTTCATGAAGGAAAAGGCGGAGGAGTTCTCGCAAGCACCTCTCATTCCTCAGACACTCATCAACGGCCGCGATCTCATCGACCTCGGCTGGCAGCCCGGCAAGGTCATGGGGGCCGCCCTCATCGCCGTCCAAAACGCCCAGCTCGAAGGCCTCGTCACCACCCGCGAGGAAGCCCTGGCCTGGATCCAGGCGAATTGCAGCCCGTGA
- the hisG gene encoding ATP phosphoribosyltransferase, with protein sequence MESPKNILRLGLPNGSLQEPTLELLKRAGFHVVVSSRSYRPTVNDPDLELRLLRAQEIGRYVDHGFLDCGITGKDWIAENKADVEVLAEFNYSRATSNATRWVLVVPEDSPIKSVKDLQGKRIATEAVGLTEAYLEKNGVKAEVEFSWGATEVKVPELVDAIVDITETGSSLRANKLRIVDTLMESFPQLVSSKGAFQDAWKRQKMETLVLLLRGALEARDKVGLKMNVPSSALEEVVASLPSERSPTISQLANADWVAVETVIAESVVREIIPRLKALGAEGIVEYPLNKVIP encoded by the coding sequence ATGGAATCACCGAAGAACATCCTCCGACTGGGTCTGCCGAACGGCAGTCTTCAGGAGCCGACGCTTGAACTCTTAAAGCGTGCGGGCTTTCATGTGGTGGTTTCTTCCCGGTCTTATCGGCCCACGGTGAATGATCCGGACCTGGAGCTGCGCCTCCTTCGCGCCCAGGAAATCGGGCGTTATGTGGACCATGGCTTTTTGGACTGCGGCATCACGGGCAAGGACTGGATCGCCGAAAACAAGGCGGACGTCGAGGTCCTGGCGGAGTTCAATTACAGCCGGGCCACCTCCAATGCCACCCGCTGGGTGCTGGTGGTGCCGGAGGATTCCCCGATCAAGTCCGTGAAAGATTTGCAGGGCAAGCGCATCGCCACCGAGGCCGTGGGCCTGACGGAGGCCTACCTGGAAAAAAACGGGGTGAAAGCCGAGGTCGAATTTAGCTGGGGTGCCACGGAAGTGAAGGTGCCTGAGCTCGTGGATGCCATCGTGGACATCACGGAGACCGGCAGTTCCCTGCGCGCCAACAAACTTCGCATCGTGGACACGCTGATGGAAAGCTTTCCTCAGCTTGTGTCCAGCAAAGGGGCCTTCCAGGATGCCTGGAAGCGCCAGAAGATGGAAACACTGGTCCTGCTGCTGCGGGGCGCTCTTGAGGCTCGTGACAAGGTCGGCCTGAAGATGAACGTGCCATCGTCCGCTCTAGAGGAGGTTGTCGCCAGCCTGCCTTCTGAGCGCTCACCCACCATTTCCCAGCTCGCCAATGCGGACTGGGTTGCCGTTGAGACGGTCATTGCGGAATCCGTCGTCCGGGAGATTATCCCGCGGCTCAAAGCTCTCGGTGCCGAGGGCATCGTGGAATATCCGCTAAACAAAGTCATCCCCTAG